The Coffea arabica cultivar ET-39 chromosome 3c, Coffea Arabica ET-39 HiFi, whole genome shotgun sequence genome contains a region encoding:
- the LOC113735037 gene encoding desiccation-related protein PCC13-62 yields MALFSSNTFNSLALVLSLSIILNLLPSSFASNKRGIPQSDVDLLEFPLNLEYLEAEFFLWGSLGYGLDKIAPELTGKGPEPIGAKIAKLDPFVRDVVAQFAFQEVGHLRAIKSTVPGFPRPLLNISSESFATVINSAIGRTLEPPFDPYANDINYLIASYVIPYVGLTGYVGANPNLQSPAAKRLVAGLLGVESGQDAVIRALLFEQAYVKVKPYGITVAEFTDRISNLRNELGHAGLKDEGIVVKPSEGAEGRISGNVLAGDKDSLAFGRTPEEILRIVYGSGNESKPGGFYPKGAEGRIAQSHLRLNEALLNFN; encoded by the exons ATGGCATTATTCAGTTCCAACACTTTTAATTCTCTTGCCTTGGTGCTTTCCCTGTCCATCATCCTCAACCTTCTTCCTAGCTCTTTTGCCAGCAATAAGCGGGGAATTCCGCAGTCAGATGTCGATCTCTTGGAATTTCCACTGAATTTGGAGTACTTGGAAGCCGAGTTCTTTTTATGGGGTTCTCTGGGCTATGGATTGGACAAAATAGCTCCTGAGCTAACTGGAAAAGGTCCAGAACCTATTGGTGCTAAGATTGCCAAACTGGATCCTTTCGTTAGAGATGTTGTTGCCCAATTCGCATTCCAAGAAGTTGGACATCTGAG GGCAATTAAAAGTACCGTGCCTGGATTTCCAAGGCCATTGCTGAACATAAGCTCAGAATCATTTGCAACTGTAATTAACAGTGCAATCGGGAGAACCCTGGAGCCACCTTTTGATCCTTATGCTAATGACATCAACTATCTCATTGCATCCTATGTTATTCCTTACGTTGGACTCACCGGTTATGTCGGAGCAAATCCAAACCTCCAAAGTCCTGCTGCGAAAAGA CTAGTAGCGGGGCTTCTAGGTGTGGAATCAGGCCAAGATGCAGTGATTAGAGCATTACTATTCGAGCAGGCATATGTGAAGGTAAAGCCGTATGGGATAACAGTGGCAGAATTCACTGACCGTATATCAAACCTAAGGAACGAACTCGGACATGCGGGGCTGAAAGATGAAGGGATAGTGGTGAAGCCAAGTGAAGGTGCAGAAGGAAGAATTTCGGGCAATGTTCTTGCTGGTGACAAAGACTCCCTTGCATTTGGTCGAACACCAGAGGAAATTCTACGAATTGTGTATGGAAGTGGGAATGAGAGTAAACCCGGTGGATTTTACCCCAAAGGAGCTGAAGGTCGAATTGCCCAGTCACATCTTAGATTGAACGAGGCATTATTGAACTTCAATTGA